The following coding sequences are from one Ornithodoros turicata isolate Travis chromosome 1, ASM3712646v1, whole genome shotgun sequence window:
- the LOC135377701 gene encoding cell adhesion molecule Dscam1-like, which translates to MLMYISPVILILFSGQRLLTWAQQPPKLTALEAPKDLVAGENFRLSCNVQLGDPPFNIVWYHNDKRLLSHDSDTLLQERSDYSSTLIFKPLSVHHSGTYKCWVNNSAGSDTSGVHLTVNAAPAWVVEPTSQNVSEGSTALIHCNATGSPLPQIVWRKHNGDDVTVISQNGRHQVYSNGTVLFRDLKRSDSGMYTCEVSNGIGANLKKTVLVSVYQTARVQILRQNSSVVTGGSANITCIATGDHPLTVVWMKNEQSIKSSSHLYDRVIVSDSSHEEQIVSSLLMKQVEPSDAGKYTCIARNRYGENEETFRLNVQEPPHRPTAIEVSDIWSRSARVRWESPLDSAVMSYEVQYSSYRNDAGSSETVHGSVTTTLIRDLHPATEYKVTILAINSAGTSEPSSTVRFNTTEEEPSAAPLNVRIERSGATYVLVSWNPPPESDWNGKLLGYYIGYSTVPASDPNPPKTARYSYHTVQVGEDSFTLRGLVKATTYKIIVKAFNAVGNGPHSPPKEVTTLDGEYPPAPLLSVSNLYQGSVQLSWMFSSPVQQHITGYTLHYRQEASAWREVFVASGKQTTYLLSGLDPSKACQVYLVAHSHLGNSEPSDILTVQFAHQNAPRSQSPSQQPSELQEILYIVVPIITVTIMIVILVISVCFYLYIKKTRPPPPPIYADFPRDADFMFAVTGDEAASHHKGTPYSTIRRSTDNEGIYESIVDMRTLSLRRKQANQNSLKKGTIDIVDVCVV; encoded by the coding sequence ATGCTTATGTACATCTCTCCTGTCATATTGATACTCTTCTCTGGTCAGAGACTGTTAACGTGGGCACAGCAACCTCCCAAGCTTACCGCGTTAGAAGCGCCTAAGGATCTCGTAGCGGGCGAGAACTTCCGGCTCTCTTGCAACGTACAATTGGGGGACCCTCCTTTCAATATAGTGTGGTATCATAACGACAAACGTTTACTGTCGCACGATTCTGACACGTTATTGCAAGAAAGAAGTGACTACTCGTCAACTTTGATTTTCAAGCCATTGAGTGTGCATCATAGTGGTACCTACAAGTGCTGGGTGAACAATTCGGCAGGCTCTGATACTTCTGGAGTTCACCTTACTGTCAACGCTGCGCCTGCCTGGGTAGTAGAACCAACATCTCAGAATGTTTCAGAAGGCAGTACAGCATTAATCCACTGTAATGCTACAGGCTCACCACTGCCACAGATAGTTTGGAGAAAACACAATGGTGATGATGTGACTGTCATCTCTCAGAATGGCAGGCACCAAGTTTACAGCAATGGCACTGTCCTCTTCCGGGATCTCAAGAGAAGTGATTCTGGAATGTACACCTGCGAAGTGAGTAATGGTATTGGTGCTAACCTGAAAAAGACTGTTCTGGTATCAGTCTACCAGACAGCACGGGTACAGATACTTCGTCAAAATTCATCTGTTGTAACAGGTGGTTCTGCAAATATAACATGCATCGCCACTGGAGACCATCCATTAACAGTGGTATGGATGAAGAATGAGCAGAGCATTAAGTCTAGCAGCCACCTCTACGACCGTGTTATTGTATCAGATAGCAGCCATGAAGAACAGATTGTGTCGTCCCTACTGATGAAACAAGTAGAGCCATCAGATGCCGGCAAATATACTTGTATTGCTCGAAACAGGTACGGAGAAAACGAGGAGACCTTTCGTTTGAATGTTCAGGAGCCACCACACCGTCCAACCGCGATAGAAGTTTCAGACATATGGAGTCGTAGTGCAAGGGTCCGATGGGAAAGCCCTTTGGATTCGGCAGTTATGTCGTATGAAGTTCAATACTCATCATATCGCAATGATGCTGGATCCAGTGAGACAGTCCACGGCAGTGTCACCACGACTCTCATTCGAGATTTACATCCCGCGACAGAGTACAAAGTTACCATTTTGGCAATAAATTCTGCAGGAACCAGTGAACCTTCTAGCACGGTTCGCTTCAACACAACAGAGGAAGAACCCTCAGCTGCACCCTTGAATGTACGCATCGAACGTTCTGGGGCCACGTATGTATTGGTTAGTTGGAATCCACCACCCGAAAgtgactggaatggaaaactTCTAGGGTACTATATTGGCTATAGTACTGTTCCTGCCAGTGACCCAAACCCTCCAAAAACTGCTCGTTATTCCTACCATACAGTCCAGGTGGGTGAAGATAGCTTCACTCTACGTGGCCTTGTGAAAGCAACTACGTACAAAATTATTGTGAAGGCATTTAATGCTGTTGGCAATGGTCCACATTCTCCTCCCAAAGAGGTAACAACTTTGGATGGGGAATATCCACCAGCACCACTGCTTAGTGTTAGCAACCTGTATCAGGGTTCAGTACAGCTGAGCTGGATGTTTAGTTCACCAGTACAACAACATATTACTGGCTATACTTTACACTATCGACAAGAAGCTTCAGCATGGAGAGAGGTGTTTGTGGCATCAGGAAAGCAGACCACGTACCTTCTGTCTGGCTTGGACCCTTCCAAGGCCTGCCAAGTCTACCTTGTTGCACATAGTCACCTTGGAAACAGTGAGCCCAGTGATATTCTAACAGTACAGTTTGCCCATCAGAATGCTCCCCGCTCTCAGTCGCCATCGCAACAGCCATCCGAACTCCAGGAGATATTGTACATTGTGGTTCCGATCATAACAGTGACTATCATGATTGTCATCTTGGTGATTTCAGTCTGCTTCTACCTTTACATCAAGAAAACAcgtccaccaccaccacccatctATGCAGACTTCCCGAGGGATGCGGACTTCATGTTTGCAGTTACGGGAGACGAGGCGGCGAGTCACCATAAAGGAACACCATACTCCACGATCCGGAGGTCAACAGACAACGAAGGAATTTATGAGTCAATAGTTGACATGAG